AAAAGAACTCTCCAATAGTGGAGTGCAGGTTGTCTATACCACTCATGAAAGAAGTTTTGTGAGGGTTGAGGATTATAGGTCTATTTGCATAGTTAGAAAAAAAGGTCTACAGACAGAAGTTGCTCGTGTCAGTTCAGAAGTTGATGACTTATCTATACTAAAAACAGCTTCCAAATTCAATGAAGAACTTAACGAAATTTTCTTTGCTGATAAAGTTGTTTTAACTGAGGGAGTGAATGATAAGATAGCTTGTGGATTTTGTTTAGAATGGTTAGGAGTAGATTTAGACAAGTCTAATGTCTCTATTGTGGATTGTGGAGGAATTGAAGAGGTTAAATCCTTGGCAAGAATTTTAACTAACCTTGGAATAGAAACATATGCCCTTCTAGATGAAGACCCAAATAACGCAAAAACAGATAGAGCAATTGAAGAAGTTAAAGATATTTTAGGAGATGAAAATGTTTTTTTACAGACTCCAAATTTAGAGGGTATTTTTAATTACTCTAATGGTAAATTTAAACAAAAGAAAATACGAAAATTTTTATCGGAGTACCTAGAAAAGAACGGGGTGCCACAAGTATACAAAGAGCTAAAAAACAAAATATTTCCTGATAACTAACTTTTGCGAGGTTAAAATAGATGAAGATTTCTTTTTACAACTTCGGTAGTATTAAAAGTGCTGAGTTATGGATAAAACCTTTTACGGTTATTGCAGGTAAAAACGAGACAGGGAAGTCTTTCGTTCTAAGGACTTTGTATGGAATTTTTTCCTCTTATCATAAATCTGGAGATAAAGGTTTAGTTTCTGGTAAATTCACAGTAGGTGGAATATCTGCAAGAAATTTAGAACAAAAATTGAGGTGGATATTTCAACAGAGACAAATAGGAAACTTGGTTAATAAACTTGTGGAAGTAAAAGAAAAGGAAGAAAAGAAAGCAACAATAGAGATTGTTAGTGAAAGAGGTAGAAGTCTTATTAGTATGTCTGCGTCTCAAAAAAGAAAAGTGGATTTTTCTGACGAAGAAATAATTCTTGACTTAGTTATTCATCATGCAAATTTTATTGCAACTCCTCTAGTTTTAGATTTGGAAAAGGGGATGTCCTATTACAAAACAATGTTTCCTAACAACTACGGAATTCCCGATATCTACTGGGACATTATAAAGGATATTAAAAATGTTGGTATTGCTGACACGGTGGAACTTGAGGAAATATACGAAAAAATAAAAGAGATAATAGGAGGGCGTTTTGAATATGATCCAAAAGAGGGATTCATTTTCCGAAAAGGAAAGTTTAAGTTCAATGTGAATCTTGTTGCTTCAGGTATCAAAATTTTTGGTCTGGTACAGCTTTTAATAGAGAGAAACTTCCTTGGTAAAAATACCGTGTTTATCATTGAAGAACCTGAGGTTCATCTCCATCCATCACTAAGATTTAAGCTCATTGATATTTTTAGACTTCTTTCTAAAAATGGAGTTTTCGTTATTTTTTCTACTCACAGTCCAG
This genomic window from Desulfurobacteriaceae bacterium contains:
- a CDS encoding AAA family ATPase: MKISFYNFGSIKSAELWIKPFTVIAGKNETGKSFVLRTLYGIFSSYHKSGDKGLVSGKFTVGGISARNLEQKLRWIFQQRQIGNLVNKLVEVKEKEEKKATIEIVSERGRSLISMSASQKRKVDFSDEEIILDLVIHHANFIATPLVLDLEKGMSYYKTMFPNNYGIPDIYWDIIKDIKNVGIADTVELEEIYEKIKEIIGGRFEYDPKEGFIFRKGKFKFNVNLVASGIKIFGLVQLLIERNFLGKNTVFIIEEPEVHLHPSLRFKLIDIFRLLSKNGVFVIFSTHSPEIIRYIEYLLRKGELSEENTEILHLIKEPDGSIGKREPQLETIEEILESLTEDYFYLVMKEKLEEGEKKNENK